A genomic region of Macaca thibetana thibetana isolate TM-01 chromosome 14, ASM2454274v1, whole genome shotgun sequence contains the following coding sequences:
- the LOC126936403 gene encoding LOW QUALITY PROTEIN: putative uncharacterized protein DDB_G0291608 (The sequence of the model RefSeq protein was modified relative to this genomic sequence to represent the inferred CDS: deleted 1 base in 1 codon) produces the protein MSMKVTLENLCTDSIGSVGPISNGRLAAGFSLVPITEHTGTQQLDWEQQGLQQLDWEQQGLQQLDWQQDDPQPEEQQGLQQLDWQQDDPQPEEQQGLQQLRWEQPQEPQIPLEPPQEPQPPLEPPQEPQPPLEPPQEHSPPWSPHRTHSPHWSPHRSHSRNRNRLAHSSTQACSSRQAHNSWSHSPHSQSHSPHSRNHSPHSRSHSPHSRSHSPHSRNHSPHSRSHSLRNSHSSPWFWWIENTAGREAGEREVQVWSSLRLGSLYTCPEVRHDTGSLPCDCLHYFSRALFFPSSLVTSSWLS, from the exons ATGTCGATGAAAGTGACGTTGGAGAACCTCTG CACAGACAGCATTGGTTCTGTTGGGCCCATTTCCAATGGACGGCTGGCAGCAGGCTTTTCTCTGGTGCCCATTACTGAG CACACGGGGACACAGCAGCTAGACTGGGAGCAGCAGGGCTTGCAGCAGCTGGACTGGGAGCAGCAGGGCTTACAGCAGCTGGACTGGCAGCAGGATGACCCACAGCCTGAGGAGCAGCAGGGCTTGCAGCAGCTGGACTGGCAGCAGGATGACCCACAGCCTGAGGAGCAGCAGGGCTTGCAGCAACTGCGCTGGGAGCAACCACAAGAACCACAGATCCCCTTAGAACCCCCACAAGAGCCACAGCCCCCCTTGGAGCCTCCACAAGAGCCACAGCCACCCTTGGAGCCCCCACAAGAG CACAGCCCCCCTTGGAGCCCCCACAGGACCCACAGCCCCCATTGGAGCCCCCACAGGAGCCACAGCCGGAACAGGAACAGGCTGGCACACAGCAGCACACAGGCTTGCAGCAGCAGACAGGCACACAACAGCTggagccacagcccccacagccagagccacagcccccacagccggaaccacagcccccacagccggagccacagcccccacagccggagccacagcccccacagccGGAACCACAGCCCCCACAGCCGGAGCCACAGCCTCCGGAACAGCCACAGCAGCCCATGGTTCTGGTGGATTGAGAATACAGCAGGTAGAGAAGCAGGTGAGAGGGAGGTGCAGGTGTGGAGCTCCCTGAGGCTGGGCTCTTTATATACCTGTCCAGAGGTCAGGCATGATACAGGGTCCCTTCCTTGTGACTGTTTACACTATTTTTCCAGAGCTCTGTTTTTTCCCTCTTCGCTAGTGACTTCCTCCTGGCTCAGTTGA
- the LOC126935938 gene encoding LOW QUALITY PROTEIN: zinc finger protein 195-like (The sequence of the model RefSeq protein was modified relative to this genomic sequence to represent the inferred CDS: inserted 3 bases in 2 codons), whose product MSSHITQDFLPEQGIQDAFPKSIWRGCGNCGLDNFHWRKDWGNVDECKLQKEDYNRLKQCSSTTHSKIFRCNKCVKXFNNSSNLNRYNIIHAGQKPFKCKECGKSFQMFSFLTEHQKFTLEKNSTKCKECGKTFNQCSHFTERENICTREKPYKCQECDKVFKTCSVLPKNRIYTAGEHYKCEEFGKAFKQLSHLTGRKEHGAVEKFHKCEECDNVFLSCSRLSNHQMILAGEKLSKCEKLHKXPSLSKHQRNEIGGKPFKCEECDSIFEWCSDLTKHKRIHTGEKPYKCEECGKAYMQSSHLSERRRIHTGEKPYQCEECGKVFRTCSSLSNHKRTHSEEKPYTCEECGNIFKQLSDLTKHKKTHTGEKPYKCDECGKNFTQSSNLIVHKRIHTGEKPYKCEECGQVFMWFSDITKHKKTHTGEKPYKCEECGKNFTQSSNLIVHKRIHTGEKPYKCEECGKAFTQFSHSTVHESIHT is encoded by the exons atGTCTTCTCATATCACCCAAGACTTTTTGCCAGAGCAGGGCATACAAGATGCGTTCCCAAAATCAatatggagaggatgtggaaattGTGGCCTTGACAATTTCCACTGGAGGAAAGACTGGGGAAATGTAGATGAGTGTAAATTGCAGAAAGAAGATTACAATAGACTTAAGCAATGTTCATCAACTACCCATAGCAAAATCTTTCGATGtaataaatgtgtta tatttaacaattcttCAAATTTAAATAGATATAATATAATTCATGCTGGACAGAAGCCTTTCAAATGCAAAGAATGTGGTAAATCCTTTCAAATGTTCTCATTCTTAACTGAACATCAGAAATTCACActggaaaaaaattccacaaaatgtaaagaatgtggcaaaacctttAACCAATGCTCACACTTTACTGAACGTGAGAACATTTGCACtagagagaaaccttacaaatgtcaAGAATGTGACAAGGTTTTTAAAACTTGCTCAGTCCTTCCTAAAAACAGAATTTACACCGCAGGGGAAcattacaaatgtgaagaatttgGCAAAGCCTTTAAACAGCTGTCCCACCTTACTGGTCGTAAGGAACACGGTGCTGTGGAAAAATTTCACAAATGTGAAGAGTGCGACAatgtctttctctcttgctcaaGGCTTTCTAATCATCAGATGATTCTTGCTGGAGAGAAGCTCTCCAAATGTGAAAAATTGCACAA TCCAAGTCTTTCCAAACATCAGAGAAATGAGATTGGAGGGAAACCTTTCAAATGTGAGGAATGTGACAGCATCTTCGAATGGTGCTCAGaccttactaaacataagaggattcacactggtgagaaaccctacaaatgtgaagaatgtgggaaagcctatATGCAGTCCTCACACCTCAGTGAACGCAGGAGGATTCACACCGGAGAGAAACCCTACCAGTGTGAAGAATGTGGGAAAGTCTTCAGAACTTGCTCAAGCCTTTCTAATCACAAGAGAACTCATTCTGAAGAAAAACCCTACAcgtgtgaagaatgtggcaac ATCTTTAAGCAGTTATCAGACCTCACTAAGCATAAGAAAacccacactggagagaaaccctacaagtgtGACGAATGTGGAAAGAACTTTACCCAGTCCTCAAACCTTATTgtacataagagaattcatactggagagaaaccctacaaatgtgaagaatgtggccaAGTCTTTATGTGGTTCTCAGATATTACCAAACATAAGAAAAcccatactggagagaaaccctacaaatgtgaagaatgtggaaagAACTTTACCCAGTCCTCAAACCTTATTgtacataagagaattcatactggagagaaaccctacaagtgtgaagaatgtggcaaagccttcacCCAGTTCTCACACTCGACTGTACATGAAAGCATTcatacttga